Within Verrucomicrobiota bacterium, the genomic segment TCTGCCCGCATCGAGAGGATTAAGACCCAAAAACCACACTCGCCAACAGCAACCAGAGGCTTGAAAACAAGTGAGAGCCATGGACGGCCTGGCAAGGTCGTGAAATACATCCCAACAAAAGCGACAATCAGAACGACCACTGACGCCATCATGATCTTATGTTTATCCACCTTGTTAGTCAGCTTTCCGATCACTGCAGCAGCAGCGAGAGCAAAGAAAAGTCGCAAAGTTCCATCTATCCCGCCAAGGCTGGCTCCCTTAACGAAATCCCCTCCGTAGATATAGTATACGTTGACAAAGTAAGAGAGATTAGCCGTTGCCAAGATTGAGAAAAGGTAAATGCAGATCACACCCACAACGATCAACAAAGGCTTATTCCCGAGCAGCGCCTTAATCGCACCTATAAAAGATCCGGCCCCTTCCTTCTCCGCAATTTGCTTGTATCGCTCGACGTTGAATATGGAGGGAAGAATACCCGCACCGATGATGACGGCTGCGACAATCCAACTTACCGTGCGAACACCTCCAATCTCACCTCCGATTGAATCAAACGTTCCTAACCAAGCAGCGAGAGGAAAGATCCAGACAATCCCAAGATTAAAAAATTCCTGCACATACTTCCGCACCACGAAAATACGACTCCGCTCCTTATAGTCCGGCGTCAGCTCGGCACCTAATGCTTCGTAGGGCACCGAGAAGATCGAATAAACCGAGTAAAACAGCATCAGAATGACGAAGAGATAAACCGTAATCGCCGTCGTCGACCAAGCATCAGGAACCATCCAGATGGTCGGGAAGAGCAAGCCAGTTAAAATAGCGCCGACAAAGATAAAAGGTTTCCGGCGACCGAAGCGGCTCTTGCAGGAATCAGAAAACCGACCCGCAAATATATCCGTAAATGCATCCCAGCACCGTGCCGCTGCCAATGCCAAACCCACTACCGAAGCTCCCAGGCCAAGGAAGTCGACAAAGAAAGGCGTAATGAAGACAAAAGCCAGACAAACGTTCGCATAGTGATCGGAGACTACCCCCATAGAGTAGGCGATCTTCTCCTTGAGAGGAACAACGTCCTCTGGTCTAGTCTTATCAATATCGAATTCTTCGTTCTCGGCTGGGGTGTCAGTCATGGCTTTATTTGTATTCGTATCGGAAGGGGTACATTCTCTTGCCTACCGAACGGATGACCTCGACCATCTCCCGGTAGGGCGTGTCTGCGATATCGACGAGACCGACGTTGTAGTTCTCTTCATCGGCTCTTCCGGCAAAATGCTCGTCTACCCATTGAAACCAGTGCACGCCGACCATTTGAGGATTCTCCAGCGCGCTTTGTAGATAGTCCTTGAAGAGTTCGGCGCGTTCGTTTTGGTCCTTCCCTTCGCGCAAACCGGGGTGAAAGTGTCCTTTGTCGGTCGCACCAAAGTGGTACTCTCCGATAATCATCGGTCGATCAGTATCGTAGGGCAAGCGCATGCTTCGGATGCTGCGCTCATATTTGTTGTAGCTGACGACATCGCAGTATTCCGCAGACGAAAGGGCTACGGTGTCATTCACCCACGCGAACCGGCAACCCATGTAAAGGTGATTTGGGGCTGCAGCCTTTTGTTCCTCTCTAATCGTCCGAAAGTACGTATCCGCTGTCTTGCGGTAGAAACTACGAAGGTCTCCGATCGCCCGATCGATAGAGGGAACCGTTCGCGTCTCGAGGAAGTCCGTCCAAGACCTGTAGCCAGTTCCCCAGGCAAGATTCAAAGACTCGATATCACGGTATTTGCGTCTCAAGTCCCGCCCAAACTCGATCTTGGCGGGCTGATCGGCCGGACTTGTCAGCGTCTCCAAGGAAAGCGAAATCCCGTCGTTCCCCCAGGAAAGCTCGTTATCCACGAAAAAGCCAATGCACCAGGGGTCCTGTGCTTCAAAACGACGTTCTCGAAAGCCATTCTTGACCGACTCGCGAAACGAGGGATCGAACACGTCGTGAAATTTACCCCAATAGCCTTCAGAGCCTTCCAGCGTGCGATTGCCCACGACAAAGAAGCTCGCGATGTAGGCGGTATCGTTTCCACGGTAAAGCTCCGGCAGCGCCCAGTTCGCCACTGTATTCATTCCCCAACTACGCAAACGAAGATGAGCCATCTTGATAAAACTCTCCAGCCAATCCTCTCCGTATTTCCGATAAAGGTTCGCTTTGTAAACCTGAAGGATTCGATAGGGAATCTTGTCTGAGTAGAAGCCGTGCGGTGCCCAATTGCTCAACTGGTAGAACTGAGCGAGTTCACTCCCATCTTCGGGCAGTCCTTCGAAATAGTGTTCCCGGCCCTCAACCCCAGTGTAGCCAAAGTCGGGACTCATGCAGGTGGGTCCATTCGACCAAAAGAGGTATCCCTCGGGATCAACGAACCACCATTTGCCGTCGACCTTTTCGACCCGGAAAAAGCCTGTCGCCTCGAGCTTCGGTCCGTCCTTCCAACCACCGAATCGGCTCCAGCTGGAAATTCCAGGGTTTCGCGAAAGATCTGACTCTTCAATCCGGATCACCTTCGCAAAGTCGCCGTCGTCGCGAATCTTTTCCGGCCACTCCTTGTGCTTGTTTTGT encodes:
- a CDS encoding MFS transporter translates to MTDTPAENEEFDIDKTRPEDVVPLKEKIAYSMGVVSDHYANVCLAFVFITPFFVDFLGLGASVVGLALAAARCWDAFTDIFAGRFSDSCKSRFGRRKPFIFVGAILTGLLFPTIWMVPDAWSTTAITVYLFVILMLFYSVYSIFSVPYEALGAELTPDYKERSRIFVVRKYVQEFFNLGIVWIFPLAAWLGTFDSIGGEIGGVRTVSWIVAAVIIGAGILPSIFNVERYKQIAEKEGAGSFIGAIKALLGNKPLLIVVGVICIYLFSILATANLSYFVNVYYIYGGDFVKGASLGGIDGTLRLFFALAAAAVIGKLTNKVDKHKIMMASVVVLIVAFVGMYFTTLPGRPWLSLVFKPLVAVGECGFWVLILSMRADVCDWDEYRSGTRSEGLIAAITNWCNKIAMTIAIGISGFVLQFVVQFDSKLPDEVKAEITIQAEEEYATLSDADKYAGEGEEPISLGMYTDNLERKAVMERQKPGTMERMRLLYSLPQAGALIVCLILLWRYPLTKAKMTEIRRELEARRGTTSSR
- a CDS encoding beta-agarase; protein product: MQRYLRVCAMVATAPFLSCAESENRTHSLVSLEEGSLHPNISHYDSRILGHRDDGLLVEAGGSEAWPSITFSSGDDAWDLRGYFRVKVDVTNLGSLPLFAGIRLDSKSAGQTNTPQHAQGFESIEPGQTMTISMRLSTEDWIFDEPLPLVGMRRAPGIELMNLAAVEKIQVFIGHADEPRTFLIQNLRAEGTVEIRPTEGFLPFVDRYGQNKHKEWPEKIRDDGDFAKVIRIEESDLSRNPGISSWSRFGGWKDGPKLEATGFFRVEKVDGKWWFVDPEGYLFWSNGPTCMSPDFGYTGVEGREHYFEGLPEDGSELAQFYQLSNWAPHGFYSDKIPYRILQVYKANLYRKYGEDWLESFIKMAHLRLRSWGMNTVANWALPELYRGNDTAYIASFFVVGNRTLEGSEGYWGKFHDVFDPSFRESVKNGFRERRFEAQDPWCIGFFVDNELSWGNDGISLSLETLTSPADQPAKIEFGRDLRRKYRDIESLNLAWGTGYRSWTDFLETRTVPSIDRAIGDLRSFYRKTADTYFRTIREEQKAAAPNHLYMGCRFAWVNDTVALSSAEYCDVVSYNKYERSIRSMRLPYDTDRPMIIGEYHFGATDKGHFHPGLREGKDQNERAELFKDYLQSALENPQMVGVHWFQWVDEHFAGRADEENYNVGLVDIADTPYREMVEVIRSVGKRMYPFRYEYK